A genomic region of Desulfocurvibacter africanus subsp. africanus DSM 2603 contains the following coding sequences:
- a CDS encoding histone deacetylase, with amino-acid sequence MIIHHSRFAMRYTDYGIGIPVRDDRADRTFQALCGHSTVGARVAAWHYSEPLPEITAEDLLRAHDAAYVRAFLSDAPEAALMESYELLDEQGRYNRYDPAKAVRPLRELATTALGHVAGTAACAELALEHGFCHFLGGGMHHAMRSRGRGFCPLNDVVVAARRLQAQGRARLVWVIDTDAHKGDGTAEITLGDKSILCLSIHMAQGWPLDCTPLDSAGNLKRQFFPSDVDIPIPQGGEAYYLPALEHGLSLLEQLSAGQRPDLALVVGGADPFELDELPSSAPLRLSLEQMRERDLLVYRFLVGRGVPQAWVMAGGYGRESWRVYAQFLTQVLTERLG; translated from the coding sequence ATGATCATCCACCATTCGCGCTTCGCCATGCGCTATACGGATTACGGTATAGGCATTCCGGTCCGGGACGACCGCGCCGACAGGACCTTCCAGGCTCTATGTGGGCACTCTACTGTCGGGGCGCGCGTTGCTGCCTGGCACTATTCCGAACCCTTGCCGGAAATCACCGCCGAAGATCTCCTGCGCGCTCACGATGCCGCCTATGTGCGAGCGTTCCTTTCGGATGCGCCCGAAGCCGCCTTGATGGAATCGTATGAGCTGCTGGACGAGCAAGGACGCTACAACCGTTACGATCCCGCCAAGGCTGTTCGGCCTCTGCGCGAACTGGCCACGACGGCGCTTGGGCATGTCGCGGGCACGGCTGCCTGCGCGGAGTTGGCGCTTGAACACGGCTTCTGTCATTTCCTGGGCGGCGGCATGCACCACGCCATGCGCTCCAGGGGGCGGGGCTTCTGCCCGCTCAACGATGTGGTGGTGGCCGCGCGGCGTTTGCAGGCCCAGGGCCGCGCCAGGCTCGTGTGGGTCATCGACACGGACGCGCACAAGGGCGACGGCACGGCCGAGATCACCCTGGGCGACAAAAGTATCCTGTGCCTGTCAATTCATATGGCCCAAGGCTGGCCCCTGGACTGCACACCCCTGGACAGCGCGGGCAACCTCAAGCGCCAGTTCTTCCCCAGCGACGTGGACATCCCCATACCACAGGGCGGCGAAGCGTATTATTTGCCAGCCCTGGAGCATGGTCTGTCTCTTCTGGAGCAGCTTTCCGCCGGACAACGGCCGGACTTGGCCTTGGTGGTGGGCGGCGCGGACCCTTTCGAGCTGGACGAGCTGCCCAGCAGCGCCCCCTTGCGCCTTTCACTTGAGCAAATGCGCGAGCGCGACCTGCTCGTGTACCGCTTTCTGGTGGGACGGGGCGTGCCCCAGGCCTGGGTTATGGCCGGCGGCTATGGCCGCGAGTCGTGGCGGGTGTATGCGCAGTTTCTGACGCAGGTGCTAACGGAGAGGCTCGGGTAG
- a CDS encoding flavodoxin family protein, with product MKVVAFNGSARKDGNTAILIRRVFAALEKEGIETELVQMAGMKVRGCIACFKCFENKDQRCAVRNDDINSCIEKMVAADGIILGSPTYFANVSTEIKALIDRAGMTSIANGGMLRRKVGAAVVAVRRAGATNVYDAINRFYGISGMIVPGSIYWNLGIGLGPGQVENDEEGLRTMDELGQNMAWLMKKLHA from the coding sequence ATGAAGGTCGTGGCATTCAATGGCAGCGCGCGCAAGGACGGCAACACCGCTATCCTCATCCGCCGCGTGTTCGCCGCACTGGAGAAGGAAGGCATCGAGACCGAGCTCGTGCAGATGGCGGGCATGAAGGTGCGCGGCTGCATCGCCTGCTTCAAGTGTTTCGAGAACAAGGACCAGCGCTGTGCCGTCAGGAACGATGACATCAACTCCTGCATCGAGAAGATGGTCGCGGCCGACGGCATCATTCTCGGCTCGCCGACCTATTTCGCCAACGTGTCCACGGAGATCAAGGCGCTCATCGACCGCGCCGGCATGACCAGCATCGCCAACGGGGGCATGCTCAGGCGCAAGGTCGGCGCGGCCGTGGTGGCCGTTCGCCGCGCCGGAGCCACCAACGTTTACGACGCCATCAATCGCTTTTACGGCATCTCCGGCATGATCGTGCCCGGCTCCATCTACTGGAACCTCGGCATCGGCCTCGGGCCCGGACAGGTCGAGAACGACGAGGAAGGCCTGCGCACCATGGACGAACTGGGCCAGAACATGGCTTGGCTGATGAAGAAACTGCACGCGTAA
- a CDS encoding UPF0158 family protein gives MITFDIIEDAFLFANAGQPEESVAVVNRRTGETFFESKGLDSDELPGLPEDVDENPDYVFIPHKHDLDLGKPLVFQFVRRHCPEEWDRIEGMFSSRGAYRRFKAFLEDKGMLQAWYDFENARTREALLEWCVENGIEIEDKPA, from the coding sequence ATGATCACCTTCGACATCATTGAGGACGCGTTCCTTTTCGCCAACGCCGGGCAGCCCGAGGAGAGCGTCGCAGTGGTCAACCGGCGCACGGGCGAGACCTTCTTCGAATCGAAGGGCCTCGATTCTGACGAGTTGCCCGGACTGCCCGAGGATGTCGACGAGAACCCGGACTATGTCTTCATCCCCCACAAGCACGACCTCGATCTGGGCAAGCCGCTGGTGTTCCAGTTCGTCAGACGGCATTGCCCCGAGGAGTGGGACCGCATCGAGGGCATGTTCTCCTCCCGGGGAGCCTATCGGCGCTTCAAGGCCTTCCTGGAGGACAAGGGCATGCTCCAGGCCTGGTACGACTTCGAGAACGCCCGCACGCGCGAGGCCCTGCTGGAATGGTGCGTGGAGAACGGCATCGAGATTGAGGATAAGCCGGCATGA
- a CDS encoding integrase core domain-containing protein produces the protein MCSRRAVRQWIEWYNSGRPHKALGYMSPAEYRAQKLQHVA, from the coding sequence ATCTGCTCTAGACGGGCCGTAAGGCAGTGGATCGAGTGGTACAACTCGGGGCGACCCCATAAGGCTCTTGGGTACATGAGCCCAGCGGAGTACAGGGCGCAGAAACTACAACATGTGGCTTGA
- a CDS encoding sensor histidine kinase has translation MMNRNAPRSFFPPRMVLTFHSVPLLKALLLVAVFLLLPYGQATAADRMRAENGVLDLRSFDPATMGPAQLDGAWEFYWNRLLTPQDFAESTAPSPSGLISLPGTWKGMLVNGEKLGGTGQATLRLRLRLWPEANTLTLQLFDIPMAYRLWANGQLVATNGVVGTDADSETPLRSLVLASITPKGENLELVLQISNHHFRAGGVPEGLQLAPPGPLEAERDRTWTFSYFFAGCLMVTLLYHLFLFYLDRMQVSAGYFSGLCLCILCFCMTSNTSFWAIRRFLPSLPPHWSEYVSLFFYMACAPMLFRFYYSLYPKVFHPAIRYLVDLRLMVFLLLLPIAPDHRISEYIAFSIFIGLGCAIYYVLRLFACARRGMNGAGLLLLGSGVSLLASMNDGLSHTKHINTPYLIEFGMLFLVVTQSLALAKRFSHAFMSVGKLSEELEHKNQSLMAEMEERNRLEQEVINISEEERRRISHELHDGLCQKLTGARLRASILNKRLAGTDEATTMASLAALLDASTDDAYRTSRGLWPVEHDPAMPGPSLDDLARRIAKDTGIDVRLEMRRHCGQCTNPNMRTLYRIAQEALTNAAKHAQARTIRLKLCCSVLNGVTLTVHDDGIGRTASARQGSRTGGLGLGIMAHRAGVIHAKLTIEDAPLGGTIVTCAAPCDKHASPTSTRRTPPDASR, from the coding sequence ATGATGAACAGAAACGCACCGCGCTCTTTCTTCCCGCCCCGGATGGTCCTGACATTCCACTCCGTTCCGCTGCTTAAGGCATTGCTGCTTGTAGCTGTTTTTCTCCTGCTGCCGTACGGCCAGGCGACGGCGGCCGATCGCATGCGGGCCGAAAACGGTGTGCTGGACCTGCGGAGTTTTGATCCGGCGACCATGGGCCCCGCCCAGCTGGACGGTGCGTGGGAATTCTACTGGAACCGTCTGCTGACGCCGCAGGACTTCGCCGAAAGCACCGCTCCTTCGCCATCGGGCCTGATTTCGCTGCCCGGCACATGGAAGGGAATGCTCGTAAATGGAGAAAAGCTGGGTGGCACGGGGCAGGCCACCCTGCGGCTGCGCCTGCGCCTCTGGCCGGAGGCGAACACGCTGACATTGCAGCTCTTCGACATCCCCATGGCCTACCGTTTGTGGGCCAACGGTCAGCTCGTGGCGACAAACGGCGTTGTGGGCACGGATGCAGACAGCGAGACGCCTCTGCGATCGCTGGTGCTGGCCAGCATCACCCCCAAAGGGGAAAATCTGGAACTCGTTCTCCAGATCTCCAACCACCATTTCCGCGCCGGTGGCGTACCTGAGGGGCTACAGCTTGCCCCGCCCGGTCCTCTGGAAGCCGAACGCGACAGAACCTGGACCTTTTCCTACTTCTTCGCAGGCTGCCTGATGGTCACACTGCTATACCACCTCTTCTTGTTTTATCTGGACAGGATGCAGGTTTCTGCGGGGTACTTCAGCGGCCTCTGTCTGTGCATATTGTGCTTCTGCATGACCTCCAATACGTCCTTCTGGGCCATACGCAGGTTCCTTCCGTCCCTGCCGCCCCATTGGTCAGAATACGTCTCTCTCTTCTTCTATATGGCCTGCGCTCCCATGCTCTTCCGGTTCTACTACTCGCTCTATCCGAAGGTCTTCCACCCTGCCATCCGTTATCTGGTTGATCTTCGGCTTATGGTATTCCTTCTGTTGCTGCCGATCGCGCCAGACCACCGTATTTCCGAGTATATCGCTTTCAGCATTTTTATCGGGCTGGGCTGCGCCATCTATTACGTCCTGCGTCTGTTCGCCTGCGCCCGGCGCGGAATGAACGGCGCCGGGCTGCTGCTGCTCGGCAGCGGGGTATCCCTGCTCGCCAGCATGAACGACGGTCTTTCCCACACCAAGCATATCAACACGCCCTACCTGATCGAATTTGGCATGCTCTTTCTGGTTGTTACCCAGTCGTTGGCACTGGCCAAACGCTTCAGCCATGCATTTATGTCTGTGGGAAAACTCTCCGAAGAGCTGGAGCACAAAAACCAGTCACTCATGGCCGAAATGGAAGAGCGCAACCGGCTAGAACAAGAAGTGATCAACATCAGCGAGGAAGAACGCAGGCGCATCAGCCACGAACTGCACGACGGCTTGTGCCAGAAACTCACCGGAGCCCGGCTGCGCGCATCTATCCTGAACAAGAGGCTTGCCGGAACGGATGAAGCCACGACCATGGCCAGCCTTGCAGCTCTCTTGGATGCCTCTACCGACGACGCGTACCGCACCTCGCGCGGACTCTGGCCCGTAGAACACGACCCCGCAATGCCCGGCCCCTCGCTGGACGATCTGGCCCGACGTATTGCCAAGGATACGGGCATAGACGTACGGCTCGAAATGCGCCGCCACTGCGGGCAATGCACCAATCCCAACATGCGCACGCTGTACCGCATTGCGCAGGAGGCGCTGACCAACGCGGCCAAACACGCACAGGCACGCACCATCCGCTTGAAGCTGTGCTGCTCCGTCCTGAATGGCGTCACCCTGACCGTTCACGACGACGGCATTGGCCGCACAGCCTCCGCACGGCAGGGCTCCCGGACGGGAGGGCTCGGCCTTGGCATCATGGCCCACCGTGCCGGTGTCATCCATGCCAAGTTGACTATAGAGGACGCACCGCTGGGTGGTACCATCGTCACCTGCGCAGCCCCGTGCGACAAGCATGCTTCCCCCACCTCCACAAGGAGAACACCCCCCGATGCATCCCGCTGA
- a CDS encoding autotransporter domain-containing protein, with protein MFFLREVAGLLHKSKFSSMSRVLLLYFAVVSLGFVLMLPQYGVAATVNYAAYYRDVIGNPSFLDGPISIGGTNNLASHSENIYSYGNIVNINGGTVDFGIYGGYHNGVATSGNISSNDNAVTIGAAFAGSNSIDIYGGYARSANPWSMTASDNTVTINGGTARYVYGGFASLGGMVGPASATASGNVINLNGGSISSIMGGYATALVLPGTHTASGNAININGGTVFNEVFGGYVGAPNGFGLATNNSVTISGSPNLTAASLCGGYLSMTTSGDAFSGNTLNIKTSGLTVNNISNFQYLNFYLPSSLSAGDTVLTVTGTADLTGSSGRSSTVNVGIDGSSSPLQIGDTITLIDAGTLVTNSGLNSRASGTGMQGVTLIYNFDLTTENNKLLATVSAETAPTVNEQTKALSEGFVSGLGIVMQGADVAAGQGMDSAVSAAKAGVAGSGGAPVGFGALSGGSVRYNTGSHVDMHSASLMAGLAWGANISLGRLTFGPFFEYGNGSYNTYNSFSYAASVEGDGNTRYLGGGILGRMDLVNTGPGHIYVEASGRAGGLHNEYESSDLRDAAGRSAEYDSSSTYYGLHLGTGYVWNITENASLDLYGKYFWTRQEGDSVTLSTGDPIDFKDVDSNRLRFGSRFSYTVNEYIIPYIGAAYEHEFDGNARASTNGYDIKAPSLSGDTGTGELGLAYTPLASLPLSFDLGVQGYVGKREGVTGSLQIKYEF; from the coding sequence ATGTTTTTTCTCAGAGAGGTTGCTGGGTTGTTGCACAAGTCGAAGTTTTCTTCGATGTCTCGCGTTCTCCTGTTGTATTTTGCCGTGGTTTCTCTTGGATTCGTCCTTATGCTGCCGCAGTATGGCGTTGCCGCTACCGTGAATTACGCTGCTTATTATAGGGATGTGATAGGCAATCCATCTTTTCTTGACGGTCCTATAAGTATTGGCGGAACAAATAACCTCGCATCACATAGCGAAAACATCTATTCATATGGCAATATCGTGAACATCAATGGAGGGACAGTCGATTTCGGAATATACGGTGGGTATCATAATGGAGTTGCAACCAGTGGCAACATTTCATCAAATGATAATGCTGTAACAATTGGGGCTGCCTTCGCGGGCAGCAATAGTATTGATATATATGGTGGATATGCCAGGAGTGCAAACCCTTGGTCAATGACGGCTTCTGATAATACTGTGACCATCAACGGGGGGACAGCGCGTTACGTCTATGGCGGTTTTGCTTCTCTCGGCGGCATGGTCGGTCCAGCTTCTGCCACAGCCTCTGGTAATGTCATCAACCTCAACGGCGGCTCCATATCCAGTATTATGGGCGGATATGCTACTGCCCTTGTGCTACCGGGAACACATACGGCCTCCGGAAATGCAATCAATATCAACGGTGGCACTGTCTTCAATGAGGTTTTCGGCGGGTATGTCGGAGCACCCAATGGTTTTGGACTGGCCACAAACAATAGTGTGACTATCAGCGGTTCGCCGAATTTGACAGCCGCATCTCTCTGCGGGGGCTATCTGTCTATGACTACCAGTGGTGACGCTTTCAGCGGCAATACCCTGAATATAAAAACCTCTGGTCTAACGGTAAACAATATTAGTAACTTTCAATATCTTAACTTTTACCTTCCTTCCTCCTTGTCTGCGGGGGATACGGTGCTGACAGTGACCGGCACTGCAGATCTGACAGGCAGCTCGGGGCGGTCTTCCACCGTCAATGTGGGAATTGACGGCAGCTCTTCGCCCCTGCAGATAGGCGACACCATAACGCTCATTGACGCCGGAACTTTGGTCACGAATAGCGGCCTCAACTCCAGGGCGAGCGGCACGGGCATGCAGGGCGTGACCCTGATATACAACTTTGACCTCACAACCGAAAACAACAAGCTGTTAGCCACGGTATCCGCCGAAACGGCGCCCACAGTGAACGAACAGACCAAGGCGCTTTCAGAAGGTTTTGTTTCTGGCCTGGGCATTGTAATGCAAGGTGCGGACGTGGCCGCCGGGCAGGGCATGGATTCTGCCGTTTCTGCGGCCAAGGCCGGGGTTGCGGGCAGCGGCGGTGCCCCCGTCGGGTTTGGCGCGCTTTCCGGCGGTTCCGTGCGGTACAATACCGGCTCGCATGTGGATATGCACAGTGCCTCCCTGATGGCCGGTCTGGCCTGGGGAGCCAATATTTCGCTTGGCCGCCTGACATTCGGGCCGTTTTTTGAATACGGCAACGGCTCGTACAATACCTACAATTCGTTCAGCTATGCAGCTTCGGTCGAAGGAGACGGTAACACCCGCTACCTTGGCGGCGGTATTCTTGGCCGTATGGATTTAGTCAATACCGGCCCCGGCCATATCTATGTTGAAGCCTCGGGCCGGGCGGGCGGCCTGCATAATGAATACGAATCTTCCGACCTGCGCGATGCCGCCGGGCGCAGCGCGGAATACGATTCGTCATCCACGTATTACGGTTTGCATTTGGGAACCGGCTATGTCTGGAACATAACGGAGAATGCTTCGCTTGACCTCTACGGCAAATACTTCTGGACGCGGCAGGAGGGCGACTCCGTCACGCTGTCTACCGGCGACCCCATCGACTTTAAGGATGTGGACTCCAACCGTCTGCGTTTCGGCTCGCGCTTCAGCTACACGGTGAATGAGTATATCATCCCCTACATAGGCGCGGCCTATGAGCATGAGTTTGACGGCAACGCCCGCGCCAGCACCAACGGGTATGACATAAAGGCCCCGTCCCTGAGCGGCGATACCGGCACCGGTGAGCTGGGGCTTGCGTACACGCCGTTGGCATCGTTGCCCTTGTCCTTTGACCTCGGCGTACAGGGCTATGTGGGCAAACGCGAGGGCGTGACCGGCAGTTTGCAGATCAAATATGAATTCTAG
- a CDS encoding flavin reductase family protein, with amino-acid sequence MKKSLGPRIAAYPTPVWVIGSYDSQGKPNAMTAAWGGVCCSEPPCIQVSVRPSRHTYTSVLARKAFTVSIPDAGHAAEADYFGIASGQNTDKFARTGLTPVRSEIVDAPYVGEFPLVIECRLLHSMELGAHAIFVGEIMGTLADEEALTDGKLDMAKLSPLLYSVDQRSYFGVGQVVGKAYSLGLKYHKQD; translated from the coding sequence ATGAAGAAGTCACTCGGGCCGCGCATTGCGGCCTATCCCACGCCCGTCTGGGTCATCGGCAGCTACGACTCCCAGGGCAAGCCCAATGCCATGACCGCGGCCTGGGGCGGCGTATGCTGCTCCGAACCGCCCTGCATCCAGGTTTCGGTGCGGCCCTCGCGTCACACCTACACGAGCGTGCTGGCCCGCAAGGCCTTCACCGTGAGCATCCCCGACGCAGGCCACGCGGCCGAGGCCGATTATTTCGGCATCGCTTCGGGCCAGAATACGGACAAATTCGCGCGCACGGGACTGACTCCGGTGCGCAGCGAAATCGTGGACGCGCCCTATGTGGGCGAGTTTCCGCTGGTCATCGAGTGCCGGCTGCTGCACTCCATGGAGCTTGGCGCGCACGCCATATTCGTGGGCGAGATCATGGGCACGCTGGCGGATGAGGAAGCGCTCACGGACGGCAAGCTCGACATGGCCAAGCTTTCGCCGCTGCTCTATTCCGTGGATCAGCGCAGTTACTTCGGCGTGGGGCAGGTCGTAGGCAAAGCGTACAGTCTGGGACTCAAGTATCACAAGCAGGATTGA
- a CDS encoding integrase core domain-containing protein, giving the protein MTPYTPQQNGLIERFFRSLKEECVWQRSFKSFEEARAFCF; this is encoded by the coding sequence ATCACGCCCTATACGCCCCAGCAGAATGGGCTCATCGAGCGCTTCTTTCGCAGCCTCAAGGAAGAATGCGTCTGGCAACGCAGCTTCAAGAGCTTCGAGGAGGCTAGAGCATTTTGCTTTTGA
- a CDS encoding response regulator transcription factor produces the protein MHPADPAHTLANLRFLLIDDHPAVRQGLNLLLESNGYSPGIEAGTRADAKECLEQAAFDLALLDLSLADGSGLDLLADLAEHGVRTLIYSMHEDPGTIDRALRCGANGYVTKREDPGVLLEGIEGVLRGERFVSDRAGLSLDETAGAQATDPLFLLSDQERAIFSAMARGVSNMEVAESLGISPRTVETYLTRMVNKLGLANVRALRKFAINGRG, from the coding sequence ATGCATCCCGCTGATCCAGCCCATACTCTCGCCAATCTCCGTTTCCTGCTCATCGACGATCATCCTGCCGTACGTCAGGGGCTGAATCTGCTGTTGGAGTCCAACGGTTACTCCCCCGGCATTGAGGCCGGAACCCGCGCCGATGCCAAGGAATGCCTGGAACAGGCCGCCTTCGACCTCGCGCTGCTGGACCTTTCGCTGGCCGACGGCAGCGGCCTAGACCTGCTCGCCGATCTGGCCGAACACGGTGTCCGCACTCTGATCTATTCCATGCACGAAGATCCCGGCACCATAGATCGTGCGCTGCGTTGCGGTGCGAACGGCTATGTCACCAAGCGCGAGGACCCCGGCGTGCTGCTGGAAGGCATAGAGGGCGTGCTGCGCGGTGAACGCTTTGTGAGCGACCGCGCCGGATTGAGTCTGGATGAAACGGCTGGTGCTCAGGCCACGGACCCGCTCTTTCTGCTCAGCGATCAGGAACGGGCCATTTTCTCGGCCATGGCGCGTGGTGTGAGCAATATGGAAGTTGCCGAAAGCCTTGGTATCAGCCCGAGGACGGTGGAGACATATCTTACGCGGATGGTCAACAAGCTGGGGTTAGCAAACGTGCGGGCCCTGCGCAAATTCGCCATCAACGGACGAGGGTAG